The following coding sequences are from one Passer domesticus isolate bPasDom1 chromosome 11, bPasDom1.hap1, whole genome shotgun sequence window:
- the KIF1A gene encoding kinesin-like protein KIF1A isoform X25 encodes MAGASVKVAVRVRPFNSREMSRESKCIIQMSGSTTTILNPKQPKETPKSFSFDYSYWSHTTPADINYASQKQVYRDIGEEMLQHAFEGYNVCIFAYGQTGAGKSYTMMGKQEKDQQGIIPQLCEDLFSRINDTTNDNMSYSVEVSYMEIYCERVRDLLNPKNKGNLRVREHPLMGPYVEDLSKLAVTSYNDIQDLMDSGNKARTVAATNMNETSSRSHAVFNIIFTQKRHDAETDITTEKVSKISLVDLAGSERADSTGAKGTRLKEGANINKSLTTLGKVISALAEMDSGPNKNKKKKKTDFIPYRDSVLTWLLRENLGGNSRTAMVAALSPADINYDETLSTLRYADRAKQIRCNAVINEDPNNKLIRELKDEVARLRDLLYAQGLGDIIDMTNAIAGISPSSSLSALSSRAASVASLHERIMFAPGSEEAIERLKETEKIIAELNETWEEKLRRTEAIRMEREALLAEMGVAMREDGGTLGVFSPKKTPHLVNLNEDPLMSECLLYYIKDGITRVGREDAEKRQDIVLSGHFIKEEHCLFRSDTKSGGEVIVTLEPCEGADTYVNGKKVTEPSVLRSGNRIIMGKSHVFRFNHPEQARQERERTPCAETPAEPVDWAFAQRELLEKQGIDMKQEMEQRLQELEDQYRREREEANYLLEQQRLDYESKLEALQKQMDSRYYPEANEEEEEPEDEVQWTEREFELALWAFRKWKWYQFTSLRDLLWGNAIFLKEANAISVELKKKVQFQFVLLTDTLYSPLPPDLLPPDAAKDREKRPFPRTIVAVEVQDQKNGATHYWTLEKLRQRLDLMREMYDRAAEVPSSVIEDCDNVVTGGDPFYDRFPWFRLVGRAFVYLSNLLYPVPLVHRVAIVSEKGEVKGFLRVAVQAISADEEAPDYGSGVRQSGTAKISFDDQHFEKFQSESCPAVGMSRSGTSQEELRIVEGQGQVSDVGPSADEVNNNTCAVTPEDLLDSPEKPAADGPLEVALDHLKLGSIFTFRVTVLQASSISAEYADIFCQFNFIHRHDEAFSTEPLKNTGRGPPLGFYHVQNIAVEVTKSFIEYIKSQPIVFEVFGHYQQHPFPPLCKDVLSPLRPSRRHFPRVMPLSKPVPATKLSTMTRPSAGPCQCKYDLMVFFEICELEANGDYIPAVVDHRGGMPCHGTFLLHQGIQRRISVTLVHETGSLIRWKEVRELVVGRIRNTPEADESLIDPNILSLNILSSGYIHPSQDDRISLGNDTRTFYQFEAAWDSSMHNSLLLNRVTPYREKIYITLSAYIEMENCTQPAVITKDFCMVFYSRDAKLPASRSIRNLFGSGSLRASESNRVTGVYELSLCRVADAGSPGMQRRRRRVLDTSVAYVRGEENLAGWRPRSDSLILDHQWELEKLSLLQEVEKTRHYLLLREKLETTQRLGMETLSPCSSEDSESRSTSCISSPLSADGAPESRTSPPETPSERQKELAVKCLRLLTHTFNREYSHSHVCISASESKLSEMSVTLMRDPSMPALGVTTLTPSSTCPSLVEGCYNAMEVRPPQVSSRAESPELEPVVEGEQKKSPARRPEEEKEPQRLLVPDIQEIRVSPIVSKKGYLHFLEPHTNGWVKRFVVVRRPYVYIYNTDKDAVERAILNLSKAQVEYSEDQQAMLKTPNTFAVCTEHRGILLQASSDKDMHDWLYAFNPLLAGSIRSKLSRRRTAQMRI; translated from the exons ATGGCGGGAGCGTCCGTGAAGGTGGCAGTGCGCGTCCGGCCCTTCAACTCCCGGGAGATGAGCCGGGAGTCCAAGTGCATCATCCAGATGTCAGGAAGCACCACCA CTATCCTGAacccaaaacagcccaaagAGACACCAAAAAGCTTCAGCTTTGACTATTCCTACTGGTCCCACACTACG CCTGCAGACATCAACTATGCATCCCAGAAGCAAGTGTACCGGGACATTGGCGAGGAGATGCTGCAGCATGCCTTTGAAGGCTACAACGTGTGCATCTTCGCCTACGGGCAGACAGGAGCTGGCAAATCCTACACCATGATGGGCAAGCAGGAGAAGGACCAGCAAGGCATCATCCCACAG CTGTGCGAGGACCTCTTCTCCCGCATCAACGACACCACCAACGACAACATGTCCTATTCTGTGGAG GTGAGCTACATGGAGATCTACTGTGAGCGCGTGAGGGACCTGCTGAACCCCAAGAACAAGGGGAACCTGCGGGTGAGGGAGCACCCCCTTATGGGTCCGTATGTTGAGGACCTTTCCAAGCTGGCTGTGACCTCCTACAATGACATCCAGGACCTTATGGACTCTGGAAACAAAGCCCG cacagtggcTGCTACCAACATGAATGAGACCAGCAGCCGCTCCCACGCCGTGTTCAACATCATCTTCACGCAGAAGCGGCACGACGCCGAGACAGACATCACCACTGAGAAG GTCAGCAAAATCAGCTTGGTGGACCTGGCTGGGAGTGAGCGAGCTGATTCCACAGGTGCCAAGGGCACAAGGCTAAAG GAAGGAGCAAACATCAACAAGTCCTTGACCACTCTGGGGAAAGTCATCTCTGCCCTGGCAGAAATG GACTCAGGGCCCAACAAG aacaagaagaagaagaagacagATTTCATCCCGTACCGAGACTCGGTGCTGACCTGGCTGCTGCGGGAGAACCTGG GAGGCAACTCCAGAACTGCCATGGTGGCTGCTCTCAGTCCTGCTGACATCAACTACGATGAGACCCTCAGCACCCTCAG GTATGCCGACCGTGCCAAGCAGATCCGCTGCAATGCTGTCATCAATGAGGACCCCAACAACAAGCTCATCCGGGAGCTGAAGGACGAGGTGGCACGCCTGCGTGACCTTCTCTACGCCCAGGGCCTCGGGGACATCATTGACA TGACCAATGCCATCGCTGGGATCAGCCcttcttcctccctctctgCCTTGTCCAGCCGTGCTGCCTCTGTGGCCAGCCTCCACGAGCGCATCATGTTTGCTCCAGGCAGCGAAGAGGCAATTGAAAGGCTCAAG GAAACAGAGAAGATCATTGCAGAGCTGAACGAGACGTGGGAGGAGAAGCTGCGCAGGACAGAAGCGATACGGATGGAGAG AGAAGCGTTGCTGGCCGAAATGGGGGTGGCCATGAGGGAGGATGGAGGCACCTTGGGTGTATTTTCTCCTAAAAAG ACACCACACTTGGTCAACCTCAATGAGGATCCGCTCATGTCCGAGTGTCTGCTCTACTACATCAAGGATGGGATAACAAG GGTTGGCCGGGAAGATGCTGAGAAGAGGCAGGACATCGTTCTCAGCGGGCACTTCATTAAAGAGGAGCACTGCCTGTTCCGCAGCGACACCAAATCTGGTGGTGAAG TGATAGTGACCCTGGAGCCCTGTGAAGGCGCTGACACCTACGTGAATGGCAAAAAGGTGACGGAGCCCAGCGTCCTGCGCTCAG GAAACCGCATCATCATGGGCAAGAGCCACGTCTTCCGCTTCAACCACCCCGAGCAGGCTCGGCAGGAGCGCGAGCGGACGCCGTGCGCCGAGACCCCCGCCGAGCCCGTGGACTgggcctttgcccagagagagctgctggagaagcaaGGCATCGACATGAAGCAGGAGATGGAGCAGCG tctccaggagctggaggacCAGTACCGGAGAGAGCGGGAAGAGGCAAATTACCTTCTGGAACAGCAGAGACTG GACTATGAGAGCAAACTGGAGGCACTGCAGAAGCAGATGGATTCTAGGTATTACCCTGAGGcaaatgaggaggaggaagaaccTGAGGATGAAG TGCAGTGGACCGAGCGGGAATTCGAGCTCGCCCTCTGGGCCTTTAGGAAGTGGAAGTGGTACCAGTTCACCTCCCTCCGTGACCTGCTCTGGGGCAACGCTATCTTCCTCAAGGAAGCCAATGCCATCAGCGTGGAGCTGAAAAAGAAG GTCCAGTTCCAGTTTGTGCTCCTCACGGACACGCTGTACTCGCCTCTCCCTCCCGACCTGCTGCCTCCCGATGCTGCCAAGGACCGGGAGAAGCGGCCGTTCCCGCGCACCATCGTGGCTGTGGAGGTGCAGGACCAGAAGAACGGGGCAACGCATTACTGGACCCTGGAGAAGCTGAG gcagcgCCTGGACCTGATGCGCGAGATGTACGACCGAGCAGCAGAGGTGCCTTCCAGCGTCATCGAGGACTGTGACAATGTGGTGACTGGCGGAGACCCTTTCTACGACCGCTTTCCCTGGTTCAGGCTGGTGGGCAG GGCCTTTGTCTACCTGAGCAACCTCCTGTACCCCGTGCCCCTGGTGCACCGCGTGGCCATCGTCAGCGAGAAGGGCGAGGTGAAGGGCTTCCTGCGCGTGGCTGTCCAGGCCATCTCAG CGGATGAAGAAGCCCCTGACTATGGCTCTGGTGTGCGGCAGTCGGGGACGGCCAAGATCTCCTTTGACGACCAGCACTTTGAGAAG TTCCAGTCAGAGTCGTGCCCAGCTGTGGGGATGTCTCGCTCGGGGACCTCTCAGGAGGAGCTGCGCATCGTGGAGGGCCAGGGCCAGGTCAGCGACGTGGGTCCGTCCGCCGATGAAGTCAACAACAACACCTGTGCAG TGACCCCAGAGGATCTTCTGGACAGCCCAGAGAAGCCTGCAGCAGACGGGCCACTGGAGGTGGCTTTGGACCACCTGAAGCTGGGCAGCATCTTCACTTTCCGAGTGACAGTCCTGCAAGCCTCCAGCATCTCTGCAGAATACGCTGACATCTTCTGCCAGTTCAA ctTCATCCATCGCCATGATGAGGCCTTTTCAACAGAACCCTTGAAGAACACAGGACGGGGGCCACCCCTGGGCTTCTACCACGTCCAGAAT ATCGCTGTGGAGGTGACAAAATCTTTCATCGAGTACATCAAGAGCCAGCCAATTGTGTTCGAGGTGTTTGGCCATTACCAGCAGCACCCCTTCCCACCTCTCTGCAAGGATGTCCTGAG cccactgaggccatcccgaCGCCACTTCCCTCGTGTGATGCCACTGTCCAAACCAG TGCCTGCGACAAAGCTGAGCACCATGACCCGGCCCAGTGCTGGCCCCTGCCAGTGCAAGTATGACCTGATGGTCTTCTTTGAGATCTGTGAGCTGGAGGCCAATGGAGA CTACATCCCTGCTGTTGTGGACCACCGTGGGGGCATGCCATGCCATGGGACATTCCTCCTTCATCAG GGCATCCAGAGGAGAATCAGTGTCACCTTGGTGCATGAAACGGGCAGCCTCATCCGCTGGAAGGAAGTGCGGGAGCTGGTTGTGG GTCGAATCCGGAACACGCCAGAGGCAGACGAGTCACTCATCGACCCCAACATTCTGTCCCTGAACATCCTCTCCTCCGGCTACATCCACCCCTCCCAGGACGACCG CATTTCGCTGGGAAATGACACTAG gACTTTCTACCAGTTTGAGGCGGCGTGGGATAGCTCCATGCACAACTCGCTGCTGCTCAACCGTGTCACCCCTTACCGGGAGAAGATCTACATCACCCTGTCAGCTTACATCGAG ATGGAGAACTGCACTCAGCCCGCCGTCATCACCAAAGACTTCTGCATGGTTTTCTACTCCCGGGATGCCAAACTTCCTGCCTCGCGCTCCATCCGCAATCTTTTTGGCAGCGGCAGCCTGCGGGCTTCTGAGAG CAACCGCGTGACAGGAGTCTACGAGCTCAGCCTCTGCCGCGTGGCTGATGCCGGCAGCCCAG GCATGCAGAGAAGGCGCCGGCGTGTGCTGGACACCTCAGTAGCCTACGTCCGGGGAGAGGAGAACCTGGCTGGCTGGCGGCCTCGCAGTGACAGCCTCATCCTTGACCATCAGTGGGAGCTGGAGAAACTCAGCCTTCTGCAAGAA GTGGAGAAGACAAGACACTACCTGTTACTGCGCGAGAAGCTGGAGACCACCCAGCGCCTGGGCATGGAGACCCTGTCCCCCTGCTCCAGTGAGGATTCTGAGTCCCGAAGCACATCCTGCATCTCTTCCCCACTCTCTGCTGATGGAGCACCTGAAAGCCGCACCTCtccccctgagacccccagcGAGAGGCAGAAGGAGCTGGCTGTGAAG TGTTTGCGCCTGCTCACACACACCTTCAACAGGGAGTACAGCCACAGCCACGTCTGCATCAGCGCCAGCGAGAGCAAG CTGTCTGAAATGTCCGTGACCTTGATGAGAGACCCTTCCATGCCAGCTCTTGGGGTCACCACTCTCACCCCCTCCTCGACCTGCCCCTCACTGGTGGAAGGATGTTACAATGCCATGGAGGTCAG acccccccaggTTTCCTCCAGGGCAGAGAGCCCCGAACTGGAGCCTGTGGTAGAAGGAGAGCAGAAGAAGTCCCCAGCCCGCCGGcctgaggaggagaaggagccccaGCGGTTGCTGGTGCCCGACATCCAGGAGATTCGAGTCAG TCCCATCGTCTCCAAAAAGGGCTACCTGCACTTCCTGGAGCCTCACACCAACGGATGGGTGAAACGCTTCGTGGTGGTCCGGCGTCCCTACGTCTACATCTACAACACGGACAAGGACGCGGTCGAGAGGGCCATCCTCAACCTCTCCAAGGCGCAGGTGGAGTACAGCGAGGACCAGCAGGCCATGCTCAAG ACCCCGAACACATTTGCGGTGTGCACGGAGCACCggggcatcctgctgcaggcGAGCAGTGACAAAGACATGCACGACTGGCTCTATGCTTTCAACCCTCTCCTGGCTGGATCCATAAG ATCCAAGCTGTCAAGAAGGAGAACAGCCCAGATGAGAATCTAA
- the KIF1A gene encoding kinesin-like protein KIF1A isoform X6, producing MAGASVKVAVRVRPFNSREMSRESKCIIQMSGSTTTILNPKQPKETPKSFSFDYSYWSHTTPADINYASQKQVYRDIGEEMLQHAFEGYNVCIFAYGQTGAGKSYTMMGKQEKDQQGIIPQLCEDLFSRINDTTNDNMSYSVEVSYMEIYCERVRDLLNPKNKGNLRVREHPLMGPYVEDLSKLAVTSYNDIQDLMDSGNKARTVAATNMNETSSRSHAVFNIIFTQKRHDAETDITTEKVSKISLVDLAGSERADSTGAKGTRLKEGANINKSLTTLGKVISALAEMDSGPNKNKKKKKTDFIPYRDSVLTWLLRENLGGNSRTAMVAALSPADINYDETLSTLRYADRAKQIRCNAVINEDPNNKLIRELKDEVARLRDLLYAQGLGDIIDTHPAAGGSKYVSDFENNNDARGAELSQRHDNLSTVTNAIAGISPSSSLSALSSRAASVASLHERIMFAPGSEEAIERLKETEKIIAELNETWEEKLRRTEAIRMEREALLAEMGVAMREDGGTLGVFSPKKTPHLVNLNEDPLMSECLLYYIKDGITRVGREDAEKRQDIVLSGHFIKEEHCLFRSDTKSGGEVIVTLEPCEGADTYVNGKKVTEPSVLRSGNRIIMGKSHVFRFNHPEQARQERERTPCAETPAEPVDWAFAQRELLEKQGIDMKQEMEQRLQELEDQYRREREEANYLLEQQRLDYESKLEALQKQMDSRYYPEANEEEEEPEDEVQWTEREFELALWAFRKWKWYQFTSLRDLLWGNAIFLKEANAISVELKKKVQFQFVLLTDTLYSPLPPDLLPPDAAKDREKRPFPRTIVAVEVQDQKNGATHYWTLEKLRQRLDLMREMYDRAAEVPSSVIEDCDNVVTGGDPFYDRFPWFRLVGSSDISGCNSSPLFNTCMSERMADLTPSPTFSNPDSDITEPADEQHQGQEEEEEEEEEEDLEEDIFPECPLCDGRDPFYDRFPLFSLVGRAFVYLSNLLYPVPLVHRVAIVSEKGEVKGFLRVAVQAISADEEAPDYGSGVRQSGTAKISFDDQHFEKFQSESCPAVGMSRSGTSQEELRIVEGQGQVSDVGPSADEVNNNTCAVTPEDLLDSPEKPAADGPLEVALDHLKLGSIFTFRVTVLQASSISAEYADIFCQFNFIHRHDEAFSTEPLKNTGRGPPLGFYHVQNIAVEVTKSFIEYIKSQPIVFEVFGHYQQHPFPPLCKDVLSPLRPSRRHFPRVMPLSKPVPATKLSTMTRPSAGPCQCKYDLMVFFEICELEANGDYIPAVVDHRGGMPCHGTFLLHQGIQRRISVTLVHETGSLIRWKEVRELVVGRIRNTPEADESLIDPNILSLNILSSGYIHPSQDDRTFYQFEAAWDSSMHNSLLLNRVTPYREKIYITLSAYIEMENCTQPAVITKDFCMVFYSRDAKLPASRSIRNLFGSGSLRASESNRVTGVYELSLCRVADAGSPGMQRRRRRVLDTSVAYVRGEENLAGWRPRSDSLILDHQWELEKLSLLQEVEKTRHYLLLREKLETTQRLGMETLSPCSSEDSESRSTSCISSPLSADGAPESRTSPPETPSERQKELAVKCLRLLTHTFNREYSHSHVCISASESKLSEMSVTLMRDPSMPALGVTTLTPSSTCPSLVEGCYNAMEVRPPQVSSRAESPELEPVVEGEQKKSPARRPEEEKEPQRLLVPDIQEIRVSPIVSKKGYLHFLEPHTNGWVKRFVVVRRPYVYIYNTDKDAVERAILNLSKAQVEYSEDQQAMLKTPNTFAVCTEHRGILLQASSDKDMHDWLYAFNPLLAGSIRSKLSRRRTAQMRI from the exons ATGGCGGGAGCGTCCGTGAAGGTGGCAGTGCGCGTCCGGCCCTTCAACTCCCGGGAGATGAGCCGGGAGTCCAAGTGCATCATCCAGATGTCAGGAAGCACCACCA CTATCCTGAacccaaaacagcccaaagAGACACCAAAAAGCTTCAGCTTTGACTATTCCTACTGGTCCCACACTACG CCTGCAGACATCAACTATGCATCCCAGAAGCAAGTGTACCGGGACATTGGCGAGGAGATGCTGCAGCATGCCTTTGAAGGCTACAACGTGTGCATCTTCGCCTACGGGCAGACAGGAGCTGGCAAATCCTACACCATGATGGGCAAGCAGGAGAAGGACCAGCAAGGCATCATCCCACAG CTGTGCGAGGACCTCTTCTCCCGCATCAACGACACCACCAACGACAACATGTCCTATTCTGTGGAG GTGAGCTACATGGAGATCTACTGTGAGCGCGTGAGGGACCTGCTGAACCCCAAGAACAAGGGGAACCTGCGGGTGAGGGAGCACCCCCTTATGGGTCCGTATGTTGAGGACCTTTCCAAGCTGGCTGTGACCTCCTACAATGACATCCAGGACCTTATGGACTCTGGAAACAAAGCCCG cacagtggcTGCTACCAACATGAATGAGACCAGCAGCCGCTCCCACGCCGTGTTCAACATCATCTTCACGCAGAAGCGGCACGACGCCGAGACAGACATCACCACTGAGAAG GTCAGCAAAATCAGCTTGGTGGACCTGGCTGGGAGTGAGCGAGCTGATTCCACAGGTGCCAAGGGCACAAGGCTAAAG GAAGGAGCAAACATCAACAAGTCCTTGACCACTCTGGGGAAAGTCATCTCTGCCCTGGCAGAAATG GACTCAGGGCCCAACAAG aacaagaagaagaagaagacagATTTCATCCCGTACCGAGACTCGGTGCTGACCTGGCTGCTGCGGGAGAACCTGG GAGGCAACTCCAGAACTGCCATGGTGGCTGCTCTCAGTCCTGCTGACATCAACTACGATGAGACCCTCAGCACCCTCAG GTATGCCGACCGTGCCAAGCAGATCCGCTGCAATGCTGTCATCAATGAGGACCCCAACAACAAGCTCATCCGGGAGCTGAAGGACGAGGTGGCACGCCTGCGTGACCTTCTCTACGCCCAGGGCCTCGGGGACATCATTGACA CCCATCCTGCTGCGGGAGGATCCAAAT ATGTGTCCGACTTTGAGAACAATAATGATGCTCGAGGGGCAGAGCTGAGTCAGCGCCATGACAATCTCTCCACAGTGACCAATGCCATCGCTGGGATCAGCCcttcttcctccctctctgCCTTGTCCAGCCGTGCTGCCTCTGTGGCCAGCCTCCACGAGCGCATCATGTTTGCTCCAGGCAGCGAAGAGGCAATTGAAAGGCTCAAG GAAACAGAGAAGATCATTGCAGAGCTGAACGAGACGTGGGAGGAGAAGCTGCGCAGGACAGAAGCGATACGGATGGAGAG AGAAGCGTTGCTGGCCGAAATGGGGGTGGCCATGAGGGAGGATGGAGGCACCTTGGGTGTATTTTCTCCTAAAAAG ACACCACACTTGGTCAACCTCAATGAGGATCCGCTCATGTCCGAGTGTCTGCTCTACTACATCAAGGATGGGATAACAAG GGTTGGCCGGGAAGATGCTGAGAAGAGGCAGGACATCGTTCTCAGCGGGCACTTCATTAAAGAGGAGCACTGCCTGTTCCGCAGCGACACCAAATCTGGTGGTGAAG TGATAGTGACCCTGGAGCCCTGTGAAGGCGCTGACACCTACGTGAATGGCAAAAAGGTGACGGAGCCCAGCGTCCTGCGCTCAG GAAACCGCATCATCATGGGCAAGAGCCACGTCTTCCGCTTCAACCACCCCGAGCAGGCTCGGCAGGAGCGCGAGCGGACGCCGTGCGCCGAGACCCCCGCCGAGCCCGTGGACTgggcctttgcccagagagagctgctggagaagcaaGGCATCGACATGAAGCAGGAGATGGAGCAGCG tctccaggagctggaggacCAGTACCGGAGAGAGCGGGAAGAGGCAAATTACCTTCTGGAACAGCAGAGACTG GACTATGAGAGCAAACTGGAGGCACTGCAGAAGCAGATGGATTCTAGGTATTACCCTGAGGcaaatgaggaggaggaagaaccTGAGGATGAAG TGCAGTGGACCGAGCGGGAATTCGAGCTCGCCCTCTGGGCCTTTAGGAAGTGGAAGTGGTACCAGTTCACCTCCCTCCGTGACCTGCTCTGGGGCAACGCTATCTTCCTCAAGGAAGCCAATGCCATCAGCGTGGAGCTGAAAAAGAAG GTCCAGTTCCAGTTTGTGCTCCTCACGGACACGCTGTACTCGCCTCTCCCTCCCGACCTGCTGCCTCCCGATGCTGCCAAGGACCGGGAGAAGCGGCCGTTCCCGCGCACCATCGTGGCTGTGGAGGTGCAGGACCAGAAGAACGGGGCAACGCATTACTGGACCCTGGAGAAGCTGAG gcagcgCCTGGACCTGATGCGCGAGATGTACGACCGAGCAGCAGAGGTGCCTTCCAGCGTCATCGAGGACTGTGACAATGTGGTGACTGGCGGAGACCCTTTCTACGACCGCTTTCCCTGGTTCAGGCTGGTGGGCAG TTCAGATATCTCTGGCTGCAACAGCTCTCCTCTTTTCAACACATGCATGAGCGAGCGCATGGCTGATCTCACCCCCTCCCCTACCTTCTCGAACCCCGACTCCGACATCACCGAGCCTGCTGACGAGCAGCaccaggggcaggaggaggaggaggaggaggaggaggaggaggacctGGAGGAAGACATCTTTCCGGAGTGCCCGCTGTGTGATGGCCGGGATCCATTTTACGACCGCTTCCCCCTGTTCAGTTTAGTAGGAAG GGCCTTTGTCTACCTGAGCAACCTCCTGTACCCCGTGCCCCTGGTGCACCGCGTGGCCATCGTCAGCGAGAAGGGCGAGGTGAAGGGCTTCCTGCGCGTGGCTGTCCAGGCCATCTCAG CGGATGAAGAAGCCCCTGACTATGGCTCTGGTGTGCGGCAGTCGGGGACGGCCAAGATCTCCTTTGACGACCAGCACTTTGAGAAG TTCCAGTCAGAGTCGTGCCCAGCTGTGGGGATGTCTCGCTCGGGGACCTCTCAGGAGGAGCTGCGCATCGTGGAGGGCCAGGGCCAGGTCAGCGACGTGGGTCCGTCCGCCGATGAAGTCAACAACAACACCTGTGCAG TGACCCCAGAGGATCTTCTGGACAGCCCAGAGAAGCCTGCAGCAGACGGGCCACTGGAGGTGGCTTTGGACCACCTGAAGCTGGGCAGCATCTTCACTTTCCGAGTGACAGTCCTGCAAGCCTCCAGCATCTCTGCAGAATACGCTGACATCTTCTGCCAGTTCAA ctTCATCCATCGCCATGATGAGGCCTTTTCAACAGAACCCTTGAAGAACACAGGACGGGGGCCACCCCTGGGCTTCTACCACGTCCAGAAT ATCGCTGTGGAGGTGACAAAATCTTTCATCGAGTACATCAAGAGCCAGCCAATTGTGTTCGAGGTGTTTGGCCATTACCAGCAGCACCCCTTCCCACCTCTCTGCAAGGATGTCCTGAG cccactgaggccatcccgaCGCCACTTCCCTCGTGTGATGCCACTGTCCAAACCAG TGCCTGCGACAAAGCTGAGCACCATGACCCGGCCCAGTGCTGGCCCCTGCCAGTGCAAGTATGACCTGATGGTCTTCTTTGAGATCTGTGAGCTGGAGGCCAATGGAGA CTACATCCCTGCTGTTGTGGACCACCGTGGGGGCATGCCATGCCATGGGACATTCCTCCTTCATCAG GGCATCCAGAGGAGAATCAGTGTCACCTTGGTGCATGAAACGGGCAGCCTCATCCGCTGGAAGGAAGTGCGGGAGCTGGTTGTGG GTCGAATCCGGAACACGCCAGAGGCAGACGAGTCACTCATCGACCCCAACATTCTGTCCCTGAACATCCTCTCCTCCGGCTACATCCACCCCTCCCAGGACGACCG gACTTTCTACCAGTTTGAGGCGGCGTGGGATAGCTCCATGCACAACTCGCTGCTGCTCAACCGTGTCACCCCTTACCGGGAGAAGATCTACATCACCCTGTCAGCTTACATCGAG ATGGAGAACTGCACTCAGCCCGCCGTCATCACCAAAGACTTCTGCATGGTTTTCTACTCCCGGGATGCCAAACTTCCTGCCTCGCGCTCCATCCGCAATCTTTTTGGCAGCGGCAGCCTGCGGGCTTCTGAGAG CAACCGCGTGACAGGAGTCTACGAGCTCAGCCTCTGCCGCGTGGCTGATGCCGGCAGCCCAG GCATGCAGAGAAGGCGCCGGCGTGTGCTGGACACCTCAGTAGCCTACGTCCGGGGAGAGGAGAACCTGGCTGGCTGGCGGCCTCGCAGTGACAGCCTCATCCTTGACCATCAGTGGGAGCTGGAGAAACTCAGCCTTCTGCAAGAA GTGGAGAAGACAAGACACTACCTGTTACTGCGCGAGAAGCTGGAGACCACCCAGCGCCTGGGCATGGAGACCCTGTCCCCCTGCTCCAGTGAGGATTCTGAGTCCCGAAGCACATCCTGCATCTCTTCCCCACTCTCTGCTGATGGAGCACCTGAAAGCCGCACCTCtccccctgagacccccagcGAGAGGCAGAAGGAGCTGGCTGTGAAG TGTTTGCGCCTGCTCACACACACCTTCAACAGGGAGTACAGCCACAGCCACGTCTGCATCAGCGCCAGCGAGAGCAAG CTGTCTGAAATGTCCGTGACCTTGATGAGAGACCCTTCCATGCCAGCTCTTGGGGTCACCACTCTCACCCCCTCCTCGACCTGCCCCTCACTGGTGGAAGGATGTTACAATGCCATGGAGGTCAG acccccccaggTTTCCTCCAGGGCAGAGAGCCCCGAACTGGAGCCTGTGGTAGAAGGAGAGCAGAAGAAGTCCCCAGCCCGCCGGcctgaggaggagaaggagccccaGCGGTTGCTGGTGCCCGACATCCAGGAGATTCGAGTCAG TCCCATCGTCTCCAAAAAGGGCTACCTGCACTTCCTGGAGCCTCACACCAACGGATGGGTGAAACGCTTCGTGGTGGTCCGGCGTCCCTACGTCTACATCTACAACACGGACAAGGACGCGGTCGAGAGGGCCATCCTCAACCTCTCCAAGGCGCAGGTGGAGTACAGCGAGGACCAGCAGGCCATGCTCAAG ACCCCGAACACATTTGCGGTGTGCACGGAGCACCggggcatcctgctgcaggcGAGCAGTGACAAAGACATGCACGACTGGCTCTATGCTTTCAACCCTCTCCTGGCTGGATCCATAAG ATCCAAGCTGTCAAGAAGGAGAACAGCCCAGATGAGAATCTAA